The following proteins are encoded in a genomic region of Bernardetia sp. MNP-M8:
- a CDS encoding metallophosphoesterase, which yields MNTLKKNLFRYLKHISLTILVLSAIAIVVGLNIGASLHYDDHPLMMVIDKEGPYVFYKNNSTLQVNHIRGNKNDGFYLEQKEHSTTGKILINSYFQIDSTYFEIEINPEIDIPPTSYDDNQPILAISDIEGGYKTFRDFLIANKVIDKKLNWIFKKGHLVLVGDFVDRGWSVTQVLWFIYKLEQDAKKQGGGVHFILGNHELKNMQGFYRDAAPKYFAASNILGKQLHELYNQDSFIGKWMSSKNTLEIINGNLFVHGGIHPDLANYEISLDEINQIVRNNYYRAYYPEREKTIEQFLNSTKTGICWYRVYYKDDLTQEEVEKGLDKFNAKSVVVGHTLQSEVNRKFNGKVIGIDVKHPKDYHKNFPYHESEGLLIEENIYYRVLADGEKREI from the coding sequence ATGAATACACTAAAAAAGAACTTATTTAGATATTTGAAACATATTAGTCTTACCATCTTGGTTTTATCAGCTATTGCTATCGTAGTTGGTCTAAATATCGGTGCATCTCTACATTATGATGACCATCCTTTAATGATGGTTATAGACAAAGAAGGTCCGTATGTTTTCTATAAAAACAATAGTACACTACAAGTAAATCATATCAGAGGGAATAAAAATGATGGATTTTATTTGGAGCAAAAGGAACATTCTACCACAGGAAAAATTTTGATAAATTCTTATTTTCAGATTGATTCTACTTATTTTGAAATTGAAATTAATCCAGAAATTGATATTCCACCAACAAGTTATGATGACAATCAGCCTATTTTAGCCATTTCAGATATTGAAGGAGGTTATAAAACCTTTCGTGATTTTCTCATTGCTAATAAAGTCATTGATAAAAAACTGAATTGGATTTTTAAAAAAGGTCATTTGGTTTTGGTAGGCGATTTTGTAGATAGAGGTTGGTCGGTTACTCAAGTACTTTGGTTTATCTACAAACTAGAACAAGATGCTAAAAAACAAGGTGGGGGTGTGCATTTTATTTTAGGAAATCACGAACTGAAAAATATGCAAGGTTTTTATAGAGATGCAGCACCCAAATATTTTGCAGCTTCAAATATTTTAGGCAAACAACTTCACGAATTATACAATCAGGATTCTTTTATTGGAAAATGGATGTCAAGTAAAAATACATTGGAAATCATCAATGGAAATCTTTTTGTTCACGGGGGCATTCATCCAGATTTGGCAAACTATGAAATAAGTTTGGATGAAATAAATCAAATTGTTAGAAATAATTATTACAGAGCCTATTATCCCGAAAGAGAAAAAACTATTGAACAGTTTTTAAACTCTACCAAAACAGGAATTTGTTGGTATAGAGTATATTACAAAGATGATTTAACCCAAGAAGAAGTAGAAAAAGGACTTGATAAATTTAATGCAAAATCAGTTGTGGTAGGACACACACTTCAATCTGAAGTAAACAGAAAGTTCAATGGAAAAGTAATTGGCATTGATGTAAAACATCCTAAAGATTATCATAAAAACTTTCCCTATCACGAATCAGAAGGATTACTAATTGAAGAAAATATCTATTACAGAGTCTTAGCTGATGGAGAAAAAAGGGAAATATAA
- a CDS encoding histidine kinase: protein MIKLSRKKWIVITTLASVLALFPIVVTAFELISTEKDSVIFLENYPTSVTILILLYYVFLVLLGIYWFVRQLIAFFSLKNEKEKNELLHLKSQVSPHFFFNMLNNLYGLVEKDSKKAKELILKLSDMMRYSIYEGEKESVSLEEEIDFLENYIELHKMRYHKKINVKLNSQIDENYKIMPLLFIILLENSFKHGVENLRENAFVTIDVLASEDKIRFRIENNFDNSDFSDKKEHTGIGLKNLRRRLELGYKNKYDLSFSTTENIYKVELTLNKI from the coding sequence ATGATAAAACTAAGTAGAAAAAAATGGATTGTAATCACAACTTTGGCAAGTGTATTGGCACTTTTTCCAATAGTGGTAACTGCCTTCGAATTAATCAGTACAGAAAAAGATTCTGTCATTTTTTTAGAAAATTATCCTACTTCGGTTACAATTCTGATTTTATTGTATTATGTATTTCTAGTTTTGCTGGGGATTTATTGGTTTGTCAGACAACTCATTGCCTTTTTTAGCTTAAAAAATGAAAAAGAGAAAAACGAATTACTGCATCTGAAAAGTCAAGTAAGTCCACACTTTTTTTTCAATATGCTCAATAATTTATATGGTTTGGTAGAAAAAGATAGTAAAAAAGCGAAAGAGTTGATTTTGAAACTTTCGGATATGATGCGATATAGCATTTATGAAGGCGAAAAAGAATCTGTTAGTTTGGAAGAAGAAATTGATTTCTTGGAAAATTATATTGAGTTGCACAAAATGCGTTACCACAAGAAAATAAATGTAAAATTGAATTCTCAAATTGATGAAAATTATAAAATAATGCCTTTGTTATTCATTATTTTACTAGAAAACTCGTTCAAACATGGAGTTGAAAATCTAAGAGAAAATGCTTTTGTTACTATTGATGTTTTGGCTTCTGAGGATAAAATACGATTTAGAATAGAAAATAACTTTGACAATTCAGATTTTTCAGACAAAAAAGAACATACTGGAATAGGCTTGAAAAACCTCAGACGACGCTTAGAATTAGGTTATAAAAACAAATATGATTTATCTTTTTCTACAACTGAAAATATCTATAAAGTAGAATTGACCTTAAATAAAATTTAA
- a CDS encoding LytTR family DNA-binding domain-containing protein — translation MIKYLIIDDEYIAHDIIKDYCDLLPTMQLMKNCYDALEAFDYLSKHDVDLIFLDLNMPKLKGFDFLKTLTKSPKVIVTTAYKEYALEGYELNISDYLLKPFGFERFLKAVNKTFSQSASFATNVPTNTVSNRIFFQSNKKYIQVEIDKIQYLEASGNYTNIHTTEETISIRDKISNLVEILPKEEFLQVHKSFAVSPKHIKSIEGNQIFISDNCIPIGKMYKMNIVQLLK, via the coding sequence ATGATTAAATATCTAATTATTGATGATGAATATATTGCTCACGATATTATAAAAGATTATTGTGATTTGTTGCCAACCATGCAACTTATGAAGAACTGTTATGATGCTTTGGAAGCCTTTGATTATTTGAGCAAACATGATGTAGATTTAATCTTCCTAGATTTGAATATGCCAAAACTTAAAGGTTTTGATTTTCTAAAGACTTTGACCAAATCGCCAAAAGTAATTGTAACTACGGCTTACAAAGAATATGCGCTTGAAGGCTATGAGCTTAATATTTCAGATTATTTACTCAAACCATTTGGCTTCGAACGTTTTTTAAAGGCTGTCAACAAAACGTTTAGTCAGTCTGCCAGTTTTGCTACAAATGTGCCTACAAATACAGTTTCAAATCGCATTTTTTTTCAGAGCAACAAAAAATACATTCAAGTAGAAATAGATAAAATTCAATATTTGGAGGCTTCTGGAAATTACACCAACATACATACTACAGAAGAAACTATCAGTATTCGTGATAAAATATCAAATCTAGTAGAAATTTTACCAAAAGAAGAATTTTTACAAGTCCATAAATCATTTGCAGTTTCCCCAAAACACATCAAAAGTATTGAAGGAAATCAAATTTTCATTTCTGACAATTGCATTCCGATTGGTAAGATGTATAAAATGAATATTGTGCAGTTGCTCAAATAA